A DNA window from Arachis hypogaea cultivar Tifrunner chromosome 18, arahy.Tifrunner.gnm2.J5K5, whole genome shotgun sequence contains the following coding sequences:
- the LOC112769963 gene encoding uncharacterized protein, which translates to MACAVELSQYDLQYEPRQAIKAQAMADFLVEVTGEAPDVPNTRWKLHVDGASNQTFGGAGIILENSAGIAFEQSIKFEFPVSNNQAEYEALIGGLMLAKEVGASRLEVNSDSQVVTSQVNGSYQARDALLQKYLEKVKELCKGFKEVTIQNVPRETNARADLLSKLASTKPGTGNRSLIQGLATEPAIVMCATQAPNPPSWLDPISRYLEHAETPPNQKEAEFIKREAPKYTIIQGQLYKRGLHQPLLKCLCPDQTDYVLREVHEGCCGHHIGERSLARKIIRAGYYWPTMMSDAQEFVKNCKKCQENANFHKAPPEELNLMLAPQPFAQWGVDLLGPFPPGPGQVKYLIVAIDYFTKWVEAEPLASISAANCQKFMWKQVVTRFGIPEAIISDNGTQFTDKKTTPQSSTRETPFRLTYGVDAVIPVEIREPSPRLLLGGSSEAVEKDLADETRQMAHLAEAAIKQRVALRYNGKVLKINLGEGDLVLRRNDIGPPTPGEGKLAANWEGPYRVKEVLGKRSYKLERLNGNEVPRTWNMANLRRFYS; encoded by the exons ATGGCATGTGCAGTAGAGCTATCCCAATACGACTTACAATATGAACCAAGGCAAGCAATCAAAGCCCAAGCCATGGCCGACTTCCTCGTAGAGGTCACAGGGGAAGCACCCGACGTACCgaacacacggtggaagctccatgttgATGGAGCATCCAATCAAACGTTCGGAGGAGCTGGAATTATCCTCGAGAACTCAGCTGGCATAGCCTTCGAGCAATCCATCAAGTTCGAATTTCCAGTCTCCAACAACCAAGCCGAGTATGAAGCTTTGATAGGGGGACTGATGCTAGCCAAAGAAGTCGGAGCATCAAGATTGGAAGTCAAcagcgactcccaagtcgtcACTTCCCAAGTAAACGGCAGCTATCAGGCCAGGGACGCGCTGCTACAGAAATACTTGGAAAAAGTAAAAGAACTATGCAAAGGCTTCAAGGAAGTAACAATCCAGAATGTTCCTAGAGAAACGAACGCCCGAGCCGACCTCCTCTCCAAGCTCGCAAGCACTAAACCCGGCACGGGAAACAGATCTCTGATCCAAGGGCTGGCAACAGAACCTGCGATTGTCATGTGCGCAACCCAAGCTCCAAACCCACCCTCGTGGTTAGACCCGATCTCCCGATATCTAGAGCACGCAGAAACACCTCCCAACCAAAAGGAGGCGGAATTTATCAAAAGGGAGGCCCCCAAGTACACGATCATACAGGGACAGCTGTACAAGCGAGGGCTCCACCAACCACTATTAAAATGCCTGTGCCCCGACCAGACAGACTATGTCCTGAGGGAGGTACACGAGGGGTGTTGTGGTCACCATATCGGGGAAAGATCTCTAGCAAGAAAAATCATCAGGGCAGGATACTACTGGCCCACCATGATGTCAGATGCTCAGGAATTCGTAAAGAATTGTAAAAAATGCCAGGAGaatgccaacttccacaaagcGCCTCCCGAGGAACTCAATCTAATGTTGGCCCCCCAACCTTTCGCCcagtggggagtcgacctcctggGCCCATTTCCCCCAGGACCTGGGCAGGTGAAATACTTAATAGTAGCAATAGATTATTTCACCAAGTgggtagaagcagaaccattagccagcATATCCGCAGCGAACTGCCAAAAGTTCATGTGGAAACAAGTGGTCACAAGATTCGGGATACCGGAAGCCATCATATCGGACAATGGGacccagttcaccgacaagaa GACCACCCCCCAGTCATCCACCAGGGAAACCCCTTTCCGACTCACGTACGGGGTCGACGCCGTCATCCCAGTCGAGATCAGGGAACCGAGTCCAAGGCTGCTCCTCGGTGGGAGTAGCGAGGCCGTTGAAAAAGACCTAGCCGACGAGACGAGGCAAATGGCCCACCTGGCGGAAGCAGCTATCAAGCAGAGAGTAGCCCTCAGATACAATGGCAAAGTACTGAAAATAAACCTGGGAGAAGGCGACCTGGTCCTACGACGAAACGACATAGGCCCACCGACACCAGGAGAAGGCAAGCTAGCCGCAAACTGGGAAGGACCTTACAGAGTAAAAGAAGTCCTCGGCAAAAGGAGCTACAAGCTAGAAAGGTTGAATGGGAACGAAGTACCGAGAACATGGAACATGGCGAACCTCAGAAGGTTCTACTCGTAA